GTCATAATCATTCTTTCCCTCTAATTCTTGCCTTGTATATCCTAAAAGCCTTTCTCCAGCTTTGTTTAATCTGAAAAATCGCAGCTCCTTGGCATCTTTTAAAAATATCATGTTAGGAATATTATCCACAATAGATATTAATAATCTTTCACTTTCCTTCAAATCATCTTCTGCTTTTTTCTTTATTCCGGCGTTTTCTATATTTTCGATTGCATAAGATATGTTGTCAGCAACTTCAAGCAGCAGACTTATTTCGTTCTCGTTGAAGAAATTTGGATTTTCTGAATATAAATTAAACGAACCAATTATTTTGTCATGTAATTTAAGTGGTAATGCTATCGATGAACGGTAACCCCGTTTCAATGCCTCCTCCCTCCATGGTTCAATTATCGGGTCGTTTGCTATATCATTGCAAAAATAGTGACTGCCTTTGTTTATTGCAGCAGCTGTTGGTCCTGTTCCGACTAATTCATTATCTAATGCTATCTTCATAATACTCGAAAGATATCCATCCTCGTGTCCGTCCCAAAACTTTGGATTCACTATTCGAGTGTTTTCATCTACTATTCCAATCCAGGCCATTCTAAACTTACCGTGTTCAATCGCAATCTTACACGTTTTCCTGAATATTTCATTAATGTCGCTTTCCCTTACTATCAATTGATTTATTTGACTTATAACAACGTATGTTCTGTTTACTTTTTCTAATTCATGCAGTGCTTTTTTACGCTCGGTAATGTCGTGAAAAAATATTGATAAGCCCTCTTTCGTGGGATATATTCTGTTCTCAAACCATTTATCGTATGGTGGATAATATTCTTCCAGTTTTACAAATGTTTGCTCTCTAAAAGCTTTTTCGTAAGCCTGGTGAAATAGCTGCCCAACTCCTTCAGGAAATTCTGTCCAAATGTGCTTCCCGATTATTTTCTTCGGATCTCTTGCAAAGATTTCACCAGCGCGTTTGTTCATGTATGTATAACACCAGTTTTTATCCAGTGTTACAAATGCATCAGAAATACTTTCAACAATCTCATTAAGCTGCTGATTTGATTTTTCTATCAGCATTTCCGCTTCTTTACGTTTTGTAATATCATGTACTTCTGTTATAAAGTATCCTTTGGTAGGACTGTGAGACCTTATATGCAGCCATTTATTTCTGGTTTTTGAATAAAAATCTATCGACTTATTCTTTCCATTTAATGCTACTTCTCCGTAATATTCAATCCAGTCTTTTTTCTTCAGTTTGAAATCAGGTATCACTTCCGTAACCCTTTTTCCCAAAATATCCTTTGCCTTAAGACCCATCAAACTTTCGAATGCCGGATTTACCTCTATATACTCAAAATCTATCGGTTTGCCTCTACTGTCAACTATTATTTTTTGATAAGCATATCCGCTCTCGAAATTATTCAGTATATGTTGATAATTAAGAATGGATTTTGATTTATTTCTGCTTCCCGATGCCTTTGTACCTTGATTTGCTTGTTTGATAGTATCTTTTGTCTTAGCCATGTCAATTTTTAATGTAAAATTAAAAAAGGCTTGTTAATTTAAATTACTAAAATTACAACTTTATGGAGATATATGTACAATACTAAATATTTCTTAATTATTAAAGGGATTTTTTATTGTGCATTAATCCCTTTTTTTGTGTCAGTAAGTGATTCAATTAAATTAAATTTTCTCATATTCTATTTTACTGAGGATTTCAAATAATATTAAAAATCAAAGCCTAATTGTTCTAAAATAAAAAAGCCCTGCATGTAATTATCCTGCATGGCTTCTGCTTCTTGCTCCCAATGAGAAATACCTTTCTCACGGGATGTTTTCACACCTAATAAAAAAGCCCTGCAAGTAATTATCTTGCAGGGCTTCTGCTTTGCGCTCCCAACGAGAATCGAACTCGTGTTTTCACTGTGAAAGAGTGGTGTCCTAACCCCTAGACGATGGGAGCGGATTTTACATAAACAATAAAGATACTAATTTAATGAATTTATTTCAAGAGCGAAATTAAATAACCTTTTCTAAAAATTCTCAGTTCTCTCCGGTACGTCTCTGTAACTTCATCAGATTCCTAAAATAAGAATTAATCTCTTTTTGTGTCCTTATCTGTTGATATGTTTCGGTCTTTAACAAAATACTAATTTTTTCATAATGAATATTCATTCAAAAAAATATTCGACATTCTCTGTTTTTATCTTGACTTTTTTGTATAATATTTCTATTATAATTGAATCAATTAGGATATTGTTTTACGTTACCGATTGAGCTGATATTACCTAAAGACTTCGAAAATATGCCGTTTTTGAGTCCGAAATTTAAAAATTAGCTGATAATTGAAATAAGATATTATTTTGTAAAAACAATAACTTAAATATAGGTTACCTATTAGAAGCCTATCTATTTCCTAACAAAAACCTATTAATCTCCTAATTACCTTCTAACTTTCATCTAAACTCAACCTAAGATCCTATTTAGCCCTCATTAAGCCCTTGGGCAACACTGGTAAATCGGATATTAAGCCTTAATTAAATGTGCTTCATTTTTTGTTTTAATTGTTTACTTTTACCACATGGCAAAAGTAAGGGACAATCATTTAGGAGCACTTCAGGGCAAAATGGGTTCGAGTGTTTTTAAGATAAGAAAGGGGAAAACAATTGCTGCATCTGTACCCCGGAAAAGGAAAAAGGAGAAAACAGAACCCGAATCTGCTACTATGACACGTATGGGAATACTGTCAAGGTTTGCTTCTGCAGTATGCCAAATAAACAAATTGAAAGATTTATGGAATAATTATTATGGGGTTCATTTTAGTTTTTCAGAAAAGTTTGATAATGAACCTTTTCAAAGAATTATCGCCGTAAACTATCCTTATGCTGCTACTAATTTTCTCACAACCGATACTATGCTAACACCCGTAATGGGATGTAGTATCTTTGTGTCAAATATTGTAATTGATTCGGAAACCCTTACAATTGAATTCGATGTAAAAGACATTCTGCTTAAAAAAATTAATCCGCATTGCGAATTCTTTCTCATGATTCATCTTTCGCACCCGCTTGAAAAAAGTTTTAATAAGATTAAACATAATCATAAATTTATAATTCTTAAGAAGTCCGGGAAATCCATCACATTCAGTGATAAAGGAAATACATTCTCATTTAATTTTAACTCTCAGTGTAAAAAAGTTTTTGATGACTTTAATAAAGCAATGATATTCTTTTCAATCGTTTCGTACGAAGTCAATTCCCCAATCTTATGCGCAAACGCCGGAGGTTTCATACTTAAAGGCATGGACCTTCATGAAGCAGACGTGAATGAGCATGCAAGAATAAAAAGCATTAAAACAAAGAAGCAAATTAAAAAAGAAAAAGCTCGGGAAAATCCCGATTCCCAAACTGTAATCGTCTGAATATAATTTTCCGCTTAATAATCTCCCAAACTGAATATGATTCGTAAGTAACCAGCTTGTTACAATCCCAAGGCTTGGTTGCACAGAAAATCACAAAGACAATGGCAGGCATTTATACTGATTTCTCGGGGACTTTGTTTAAAAATAACTTCTTCGCAACGTTATTTATTTAATTAATTCACTCGCAAACATAATTTGATAGCTAACGGATCAATTCATTGCTCCCCGCAGTGAAATTAAAGTGTTTAAAACATAAAAAGTTCGATATGAAATAATGTATGTCTTAAGAATCTCCGTGCTTATAGCGGGGAATCTTAATCTTTTATTTTTCTTTATAAATTGTGTGGAATTTATTTTCAAAATCCGTTGTTATTAAATACGACTATAATAGTCCTATTTTAATGTCTTTATTAAATAAATGGTAAAATTTTCAAAAAAACTAGAATATTCGTTAATTGCATTGAACCACCTTTCGCAATCGCAAAGCGATGTGACGAAAGTACGTGATATTTCCGAGAAATATAGTATTCCTCACGATTTACTCGCTAAAATCCTACAAAAACTGAAAAAGGAAGGTATTCTTGAGTCTGTTCAGGGAGTAAATGGGGGTTATAAGTTGTCACGAAAACTTTCGGATATTCCGTTAATGGAACTGTTCGGTTTAATTGAATCCAATACAAACATTGTTGAGTGTATGCATGATGATGTGTCTAACTGTGATGTAAGCAATAACTGCTCTATCAAAATCCCTTTGAGCAAGATGCAGTCTGAATTTGAAAATCTTTTAAGAACAAAAATGGTGTCCGATTTTGTCTGAGAAATTTATATTCATGGATTATAATTCAACAACTCCGGTTGATAAGGAAGTATTGGATGCTATGTTACCGTATTTCAGCGGGAAGTTCGGTAATCCTTCATCGAGGCATCACTTTGGAAACGAAGCTAACGTTGCCGTTGAATACGCTCGTAAACAAATTAGTGCTTTGGTTAATTGTAATCCTGATGAAATCATTTTCACAAGCGGAGCTACTGAATCAAATAACTTAGCAATCAAAGGTGTCGTTGAGAATAATTATAAAGAAGGCATTAATATCGTAACAAGTGAAATAGAGCATACCTCAGTCCTCGATACAGTAAAGGCTCTCGAAAAGTCGGGTGTGGAAATCAGGTATGTAAAGCCGGATAGTTATGGATTAATTGTTCCTAAAGATGTTGAAGAAAACATCGATGAAAATACTGTTCTTGTTTCAATAATGACCGCTAATAATGAAATCGGTACTATTCAGCCGGTTCCTGAGATTGCTCAGATATGCCGGATTCAAAACGTATTATTCCATACTGACGCTGTTCAGGCATTCGGTAAATTGCCTGTCGATGTTAATGAATATAAAATTGATTTGATGAGCATCAGCGCTCATAAAATGTACGGTCCTAAAGGTGTCGGTGCTTTGTATGTTAGAAATACTTCAGCTGATAAAATCTCAACACAGTTAAACGGAGGGGGTCATGAAAGAGGACTTAGAAGCGGAACTTTAAACGTACCGGGAATTGTCGGTTTCGGTAAAGCCGCTGAAATATCATCAGTGAGAATGTTTGATGATTTTCAAAAGGAAATTGTTCAGCGTGATATTCTAATGCAGAATCTTTTAAACAGAATTCCTTGTTCATTCTTAAACGGAAGCAGAGAAAAACGTTTGCCGAATAACGTAAACATTAGCTTCGAGGGCGTTGATTCATCAGTCGTGATAAGCAATTTAAAAAATATCGCTTTATCAACAGGCAGCGCTTGCAGTTCCGCAACTTTAGGACCTTCTTATGTGTTAAAGGCAATAGGTAAAACTGATTCGTTGATTAAGTCTGCGATTAGGTTTAGTTTGGGAAGAAAAACCACAAATGAAGAAATTATGTATGTTATAGAAAAAGTAATAGAATCCGTCAATAAACTAAGATTGAAATAAATGCTATAAACAATAAGTTTATTGTCTGCATGACAAATAATTATAAACTATAAATCATAAACTATAAACTAACAATTATAAACTAAAAAGATATGTCAGAAGAAACAAAATTCATTCCGGGTGTTACGGAAGACGTAAACATAACGGATAAAGCTATCAGCGAAGTTAAAAGAATAATGAAAGAAAATAATGTTCCCGAAAATTTTGGACTTAGAATCGGCGTCAAAGGAGGCGGCTGTTCAGGATTCTCTTATTCACTCGGCTTCGACGGTGAATCTAAACCAACCGATACAATCATAGAAAAAGATGGTATTCAGGTATTTATCGATATGAAAAGTTTCCTTTATTTAACAGGTACTGAAGTGGATTATACCGATGGTCTGTCTGGTAAGGGTTTCGTTTTCAATAATCCTAACGCAAAAAAAACATGCGGCTGCGGCAGCTCTTTCGGAGTATAATTTAACCAAAAGACAATTTATGAGAAAAGATATTTCAAGAAGAAAATTTATTTACAATTCATCTTTAGGTGCTCTTTCACTATCATTTTTACCGGGTTTCTTATTAAATAATAATAACAATAAAAACAATATAAATTTGAAAGGAGATATTTCAAAAATGGCATACGAATGGAAATTCAATGCAAGACCTTACTCTGACGAGGAGGCTAAAACACTCTTGAAAGATGTTGTATCACCCGAAACTAGCGATTGGCATTACAACACTCACCACAAGGGTTATGTTACATTTCTTAACAACATCGAAAAAGAACTTGAATCCGCGGATAGAGCAAAAGCCAACGGCAATTACTCTTTGGTCGGTGAACTCAAAAGAAGAATGACTTGGAACCACGGCGGTACTGTGCTTCACGATGTTTATTGGGAAGTACTCGGTGGTGACGGTGATGCATCAAAGGGTAAAGATATCTATGACGCAATCGTTAAAGAATTCGGCAGCATCGATAAATGGAAAGAAGATTTCAAAGCAACTGCAACAGCTGCTAAACTCTCTGGCTGGGGCGTACTTGTATATGATAGACTTTACAGCGGTAGGCTTTTAAATGTTCTTGTCGATGAGCATCACTACGGCGCTATCTGGGGCGGTGTTCCTCTTATTGCGTGCGACGTTTTCGAACATGCCTATTACCACAAGGACGGTCCGGGAAGAGTCAAGTATATTGATAACTTCATTAATAACTTGCACTGGTCAAGAATAAATGATAGATTTACAAAGTTCTGTAAATAAATTATTTAGAATTGCAAAGATACATTAAAGTAACAATATTTCTATTAAGTCTGATTTTGCTTTCCTCTTGCAATAAAAAAGAGGAAAGCACTAATCAGCAAAACTCATCATCCGGTGAGTTTGTCTGGAAAGAATCGATTTCTGTTAAAGATATACCCGATGCCCCTCTTAAAGGTAAAATTGAAGGCAAGGATTTTAATCCGGTTTATATAGTCTTCGAAAAATGGAGAGGCTCAAACGATAACGTCCTGGCTTTTAGTGATAAAGCTCCTAAAAATAAATGCGGCTTTATAGAAAATTATAACGGTTATCAATTGACTAAAATTGGCTCGGAGTTCAAAGTCGGTGAGTTTGTTAAGGATTCTTTCGTCAAAAGTTTAGAAGGGTATTCAGCTGATTTTCATGTCACCGAAAATGATGATATGAGGAAAATCAACGCAAGCTGGAATGCATCTTTATTAATCACAGAGATGAATGATGACGTAGTAAAAGGTAGAATTGCTATGTGTTTTAAAGACGAGAAGAAAAGCTGGATTGCTGGCAGATTCGAAGCTATTGTTTGTAACAACTGATTTTAATAATCATAATTCGCATATTATAAAAAATGAAGTATACAATTTTACATGTTCTTATTCTTTTAATGTTTGTTCTTTATAGCTGCGGAAAGAATGAACAAAAACCGGAACAAAATTCTTCAGGTAAAACAGAAGTCAGTACTGATTCTGCAAAGCTGAACTCACAGGACAACAAAGAAGTTAGCACAACCGGTAATGAACTCGGTCTCCAGGTAGGACTTCCGAAGGATTTTCCCAAAGATGTTCCTCAACCCCCTAATTCAAACTGCGTTGGCTCTATCGTTAACCAGACTGAAGGTACAACAGTAACTTTTTCCTCAAATGCAAAAGTTTTGGATATCGCATCCTTCTATAAAGAAGAGTTGAAGAAAAATGGCTTTAAATCGGAACCGGGGATGGAAGATTTGATTAATGAAAAAGGCGGGATGCTCAAATGGAGTAAAGCTGAAAGAGATGTAGAATTAATGATGAGTTTTAATTCAGAATCAAACTCAACAGATATAGTTTTGTCGTACAAGGAAAAGAAGTAGCATTATACTGGAATTTTAATCTCAGAAGATTATTGCTTGGGAGCATTAAAACATATTCTTTTAAGCCGTACTGATAAGATTGGAGATGTGATTCTCACGCTTCCTATGATTCCTGAAATTAAAAGACTTTCTCCCTCGTCTGAAATTTCGCTTTTCATTAGTAATAAACTCGGAAACCTTCTGAACGGATACGAAGGTGTTGACAATATCTTCTATTATGAAGATGTTTCTGATAATCTTCTCGACTTTTTCAAATCAAATGATTTTGATACAATAATCAACGTATTCCCGAGAAAAGATATTGCAGTCGCTTCATTCCGTGCGGGAATTCAGACACGAGTTGGTACCGCTTACAGATTCTATTCTTTCTTGTTTAACGAGAGAATAAAAGAACACAGAAAGTATGCTGTTAAACATGAGTCCGAATACAATCTTAACTTATTAAGTTTTCTGAAAAAAGAAATATCCTTAGAAAAAATATTCCATTTAAGTTATACTGATTCTGAATACAACTACTTTAAAAATAAACTGAACATACATTTTAACTTAGATTCTAAATACATTATCATTCATCCTGGCAGCAAAGGGTCGGCAGTCGATTTACCCGTATACAAACTCATTAAATTAGCTGAATACATAAAAACGACATATCCATTCTTTAAGATTTTAGTTACAGGTTTAGATCGGGAAAGTAATGTAACGTCATTATTCCCCCTGAAGTTAGGCGGCGATATTATTAATTTAACTGGAATGTTAGACTTGAGGGAAATGATGATACTTATCGATAGATGTGAGTTATTTGTTTCAAACTCTACAGGACCTATTCACATTGCAGGAGCATTAAATAGAAAAATAATTGGTTTCTATCCGAATTCTGCTCCAATGAACGCAATTAGATGGAAACCATTATCTAATCAGGCTGTAATCATAAGTCCGGAAAAAGGAGACGATATGAGTACAATTAATGACACACGGGCAGCTGAGGCTGTTGATGAGCTTTTAAGAATATGATTTATTTGAAACATTTTATTAAATTTTAGGTTACAATATTAAGTAAACATAATAATATTATGAAAAACATTATCGCAGGAGTTATTATTTTATTAGTTCTGTCATTAAACTTTGTTAATGCACAGGAAAAGGAATACAGAAAAGTAAGCCATAATGCTTTTGGACTTGGAGAGAGACTTGAATTTGAAATCAGTTATGGATTCCTGACTGCCGGGTACGTAGTCTTTGAAATAGCGCCTAACTTTGTTGTTATGAATGGCAGAAATTGTTACGATATTACTGCTACTCTAAATTCAGCTTCAAGTTTTGAATGGGTGTATAAACTTCAGGATAAGTACAAGTGCTATCTTGATGCCGAAGGTCTATTCCCTTGGAAGTTTGAACAGTACATAAGAGAAGGCGATTACTCAAAAGATTTTACGGTTATCTTCGATAACGTGAATAATAAAGCAAGAACTACAAACATTACTAAGGGTAAGAAGGAACCCGACGGCGAGTTTGATATTAAACCTTATTCACTCGATATTATCAGTGCCTTCTATTATGCGAGAACTATGAATGTTCAGAACATGAACAACGGCGAGATTATTACTCTGAATAGTTTCTACGACGATAAAAACTATGACCTTAAAGTGAAAGTTCTTGATAAAGAAGATGTCGATGTTCCGGCTGGTGATTTCAGATGCGTTATCGTGCAGCCCGTTGCCGAAGAAGGTGCTCTCATAAAGAAAGCCGAAAATATTGCTGTTTGGATTTCAAGAGATGACAGAAAGATTCCAGTCATGGTAAAACTTGATATCATAGTAGGCTCTGTTAAAGCTGAATTGATTTCTTACAAGAATCTGTCTGGTCCGTTAGATTCAAAGAAATAACATGAAGATTTCAGAGTTATTCTATTCAGTGCAAGGAGAAGGGAAGCGTATCGGCGTCCCTTCTTTTTTCATTAGAACTAATGGTTGTAATCTTAGATGTAAGTTCTCCGGTGGAAATTTGTGCGATACTCCCTACACAAGCTGGAATCCTGAAGATGAACATAATATCGGTGAATTCAGCGTTGATGACATTATTAGTGAATATAAAAACAGCGGTGCTGTCGACGTAGTTATAACCGGCGGAGAACCGGCTCTTCAACACGATGAGCTTGCTGATTTGTGCTCTAAACTTAAAGTCTTGGATGCATATGTAACACTTGAAACAAACGGTACTCGCACTGGTCAATTTTTGGAATACATTGATTTAATCAGTGTGAGTCCTAAACTGAAATCCTCAATTCCATTCGATACTAAACATGAAAAGATGCACAAACAGAACAGAATTAATCTTGATGTTCTGAAAGTATATCAGGATATT
Above is a genomic segment from Ignavibacteria bacterium containing:
- a CDS encoding Rrf2 family transcriptional regulator, translating into MVKFSKKLEYSLIALNHLSQSQSDVTKVRDISEKYSIPHDLLAKILQKLKKEGILESVQGVNGGYKLSRKLSDIPLMELFGLIESNTNIVECMHDDVSNCDVSNNCSIKIPLSKMQSEFENLLRTKMVSDFV
- a CDS encoding cysteine desulfurase family protein encodes the protein MDYNSTTPVDKEVLDAMLPYFSGKFGNPSSRHHFGNEANVAVEYARKQISALVNCNPDEIIFTSGATESNNLAIKGVVENNYKEGINIVTSEIEHTSVLDTVKALEKSGVEIRYVKPDSYGLIVPKDVEENIDENTVLVSIMTANNEIGTIQPVPEIAQICRIQNVLFHTDAVQAFGKLPVDVNEYKIDLMSISAHKMYGPKGVGALYVRNTSADKISTQLNGGGHERGLRSGTLNVPGIVGFGKAAEISSVRMFDDFQKEIVQRDILMQNLLNRIPCSFLNGSREKRLPNNVNISFEGVDSSVVISNLKNIALSTGSACSSATLGPSYVLKAIGKTDSLIKSAIRFSLGRKTTNEEIMYVIEKVIESVNKLRLK
- the erpA gene encoding iron-sulfur cluster insertion protein ErpA, producing the protein MSEETKFIPGVTEDVNITDKAISEVKRIMKENNVPENFGLRIGVKGGGCSGFSYSLGFDGESKPTDTIIEKDGIQVFIDMKSFLYLTGTEVDYTDGLSGKGFVFNNPNAKKTCGCGSSFGV
- a CDS encoding superoxide dismutase is translated as MRKDISRRKFIYNSSLGALSLSFLPGFLLNNNNNKNNINLKGDISKMAYEWKFNARPYSDEEAKTLLKDVVSPETSDWHYNTHHKGYVTFLNNIEKELESADRAKANGNYSLVGELKRRMTWNHGGTVLHDVYWEVLGGDGDASKGKDIYDAIVKEFGSIDKWKEDFKATATAAKLSGWGVLVYDRLYSGRLLNVLVDEHHYGAIWGGVPLIACDVFEHAYYHKDGPGRVKYIDNFINNLHWSRINDRFTKFCK
- a CDS encoding glycosyltransferase family 9 protein: MGALKHILLSRTDKIGDVILTLPMIPEIKRLSPSSEISLFISNKLGNLLNGYEGVDNIFYYEDVSDNLLDFFKSNDFDTIINVFPRKDIAVASFRAGIQTRVGTAYRFYSFLFNERIKEHRKYAVKHESEYNLNLLSFLKKEISLEKIFHLSYTDSEYNYFKNKLNIHFNLDSKYIIIHPGSKGSAVDLPVYKLIKLAEYIKTTYPFFKILVTGLDRESNVTSLFPLKLGGDIINLTGMLDLREMMILIDRCELFVSNSTGPIHIAGALNRKIIGFYPNSAPMNAIRWKPLSNQAVIISPEKGDDMSTINDTRAAEAVDELLRI
- a CDS encoding DUF3108 domain-containing protein; this encodes MKNIIAGVIILLVLSLNFVNAQEKEYRKVSHNAFGLGERLEFEISYGFLTAGYVVFEIAPNFVVMNGRNCYDITATLNSASSFEWVYKLQDKYKCYLDAEGLFPWKFEQYIREGDYSKDFTVIFDNVNNKARTTNITKGKKEPDGEFDIKPYSLDIISAFYYARTMNVQNMNNGEIITLNSFYDDKNYDLKVKVLDKEDVDVPAGDFRCVIVQPVAEEGALIKKAENIAVWISRDDRKIPVMVKLDIIVGSVKAELISYKNLSGPLDSKK
- a CDS encoding 7-carboxy-7-deazaguanine synthase QueE, whose amino-acid sequence is MKISELFYSVQGEGKRIGVPSFFIRTNGCNLRCKFSGGNLCDTPYTSWNPEDEHNIGEFSVDDIISEYKNSGAVDVVITGGEPALQHDELADLCSKLKVLDAYVTLETNGTRTGQFLEYIDLISVSPKLKSSIPFDTKHEKMHKQNRINLDVLKVYQDITINRNKEIQWKFVYCSINDIEEILLLQKEIGFVNKDVYLMPEGLTDLDISLKRKELAEICKKYHFNYTERLHILIWGSKRGI